A portion of the Leifsonia sp. EB41 genome contains these proteins:
- the ribD gene encoding bifunctional diaminohydroxyphosphoribosylaminopyrimidine deaminase/5-amino-6-(5-phosphoribosylamino)uracil reductase RibD, producing MRTALRLAEGGPATGVNPRVGCVILDAEGGTIAEGFHRGAGTAHAEVDALSSLPEGGARGATAVVTLEPCNHWGLTGPCSEALIAAGVARVVYAVADPGRHSSGGAERLREAGVEVIGGVLADEAERFLGDWLTAARLGRPHITVKWASTLDGRTAAADGTSRWITGAAARQRVHEQREASDAIVVGTGTVLADDPSLTARGDAGELLATQPTPVVVGTRAVPKDAAVFRHPHPVIFEGTHDLREVVADLHQRGFRRVYVEGGPTLASAFVAAGLVDEYAIYLAPSLLGGPKLALGDIGAETIGDQRKLRILDVERLGVDLYLRAVPVPTTHQEA from the coding sequence ATGCGCACCGCGCTGCGGCTCGCCGAGGGCGGCCCGGCCACCGGCGTGAACCCGCGCGTGGGCTGCGTGATCCTCGACGCCGAGGGCGGCACCATCGCGGAAGGCTTCCACCGGGGCGCAGGCACCGCGCACGCGGAGGTCGACGCGCTCAGCAGCCTCCCCGAGGGCGGCGCGCGCGGCGCGACCGCCGTCGTGACCCTGGAGCCGTGCAACCACTGGGGTCTCACCGGGCCGTGCTCGGAGGCGCTGATCGCCGCCGGGGTCGCCCGCGTCGTGTACGCGGTCGCCGACCCCGGCCGCCACTCCAGCGGAGGGGCCGAGCGACTCAGGGAGGCCGGCGTCGAGGTGATCGGCGGTGTGCTCGCCGACGAGGCGGAGCGCTTCCTCGGCGACTGGCTGACGGCAGCACGCCTCGGCCGGCCGCACATCACGGTCAAGTGGGCCAGCACCTTGGACGGCCGGACGGCCGCAGCCGACGGCACCAGCAGGTGGATCACCGGCGCCGCCGCCCGGCAGCGGGTGCACGAGCAGCGGGAGGCCTCCGACGCGATCGTCGTCGGCACCGGCACCGTCCTCGCCGACGACCCCAGCCTGACCGCGCGCGGCGACGCCGGCGAGCTGCTCGCCACGCAGCCGACGCCCGTCGTCGTCGGGACGCGCGCCGTGCCGAAGGACGCCGCGGTGTTCCGGCACCCGCACCCCGTGATCTTCGAGGGCACCCACGACCTGCGCGAGGTCGTCGCGGACCTCCACCAGCGCGGCTTCCGCCGGGTCTACGTGGAGGGCGGCCCGACCCTCGCGAGCGCGTTCGTCGCCGCGGGACTCGTGGACGAGTACGCCATCTACCTCGCGCCGTCGCTGCTCGGCGGCCCCAAGCTCGCGCTCGGCGACATCGGCGCGGAGACCATCGGCGACCAGCGCAAGCTGCGCATCCTCGACGTCGAACGACTCGGCGTCGATCTGTACCTGCGGGCCGTGCCCGTCCCGACCACCCACCAGGAGGCGTGA
- a CDS encoding sugar-binding transcriptional regulator, translated as MSAPDTQNLPEKVRDALKAGHLYYMQDLTMEAIAHEMHTSRSSVSRLLSYARASGLVTIQIAQPHEGATRVQQDLHARYGIGAHIVPMPSAISDVDRLERVAISAARILDRFIDSNTTVGVAWGSTMSALSRHLIPKDLHNVEFVQLNGAGNTYTTGVLYASEILRRFGDTYSGTIQEFPVPALFDDPQTKQAMWRERSTRRILDIQERMDVALFGLGSPFSEVRSHVYAGGYLDADDYASLDASRVVGDVATVFFREDGSHHGIPLNERASGPDIDLIKRVPRRVCIVSGPSKVHSLRGALAAGLITDLIVDEGTARALADVSEPAEDVEHAAA; from the coding sequence ATGTCCGCGCCCGACACCCAGAACCTCCCCGAGAAGGTCCGCGACGCCCTCAAGGCGGGCCACCTCTACTACATGCAGGATCTGACGATGGAGGCCATCGCCCACGAGATGCACACCTCGCGGTCCAGCGTCTCCCGGCTCCTCTCCTATGCGCGCGCGTCCGGGCTGGTCACCATCCAGATCGCCCAGCCGCACGAGGGCGCAACGCGCGTGCAGCAGGACCTGCACGCCCGCTACGGCATCGGAGCGCACATCGTCCCGATGCCGAGCGCGATCAGCGACGTGGACCGGCTGGAGCGCGTCGCCATCTCGGCTGCACGGATTCTCGACCGCTTCATCGACTCCAACACCACGGTCGGGGTCGCCTGGGGCTCGACGATGAGCGCGCTGAGCAGGCACCTGATCCCGAAGGATCTGCACAACGTGGAGTTCGTGCAGCTCAACGGGGCGGGCAACACCTATACGACGGGCGTGCTCTACGCGTCGGAGATCCTGCGCCGGTTCGGCGACACCTACTCCGGGACGATCCAGGAGTTCCCGGTGCCTGCGCTGTTCGACGACCCGCAGACCAAGCAGGCGATGTGGCGCGAGCGCAGCACCCGGCGCATCCTCGACATCCAGGAGCGGATGGACGTGGCGCTGTTCGGTCTGGGCTCCCCGTTCTCGGAGGTGCGCTCGCACGTCTACGCGGGCGGCTACCTCGACGCGGACGACTACGCGTCGCTGGACGCGTCCCGGGTCGTCGGCGACGTCGCCACCGTGTTCTTCCGCGAGGACGGCAGCCACCACGGCATCCCGCTGAACGAGCGGGCCAGCGGACCGGACATCGACCTCATCAAGCGCGTGCCGCGCCGGGTGTGCATCGTGTCCGGGCCGTCGAAGGTGCACAGCCTGCGCGGCGCGTTGGCGGCCGGGCTGATCACCGACCTGATCGTGGACGAGGGCACCGCCCGCGCGCTGGCCGATGTGTCGGAGCCGGCGGAGGACGTCGAGCACGCCGCAGCCTGA
- a CDS encoding glycerol-3-phosphate dehydrogenase/oxidase, whose protein sequence is MTTKSNVRPEIQQLRERPSAQVVVVGGGINGLGTFRDLALQGVDVVLVERNDFVSGASAASSHMIHGGIRYLENGEFRLVKESVTERNGLLKIAPHYVKPLQTTIPIYSTFSGILAAPLRFLTHKQGKPKERGAFLIKTGLTIYDTFSREGGSVPRHSFHGRRKSLETLPKLNPGLKYTATYFDASVHDPERLALDVLADGLAAGPHARAANYLEAIGAQDGGVLVRDRETGDEFTITADVVVNASGPWTDLTNAALGRPTQFMGGTKGSHIVLDNPELLEACDGREIFFENNDGRIVLIYPLKGKVMVGTTDLEADLAVPAVCTEEEIDYFVELVSHVFPTIPVTREQIVYSFSGVRPLPHHDDTAPGFVSRDYRIVPGTIAALGDTTVLSLVGGKWTTFRALSEHLANETLEALGMPRTVATLGLPIGGGAGFPTTPQAERDWVARYGADVGAARASTLLHRYGTKAAAVIDAITAWEGADAPLAAAPEYSRAELDHLVRTERVAHLSDVFLRRTSLAFTGSVSIPLVREVGEIVANALAWSPNRRSEEEDAFQAELAAAHRVNLTSGDGSEAAALR, encoded by the coding sequence GTGACGACGAAGTCGAATGTCCGCCCCGAGATCCAGCAGCTGCGCGAGCGCCCGAGCGCGCAGGTCGTCGTCGTAGGCGGCGGCATCAACGGGCTCGGCACGTTCCGCGACCTCGCCCTGCAGGGCGTCGACGTGGTGCTCGTGGAGCGCAACGACTTCGTGTCCGGCGCCTCCGCGGCCTCCAGTCACATGATCCACGGCGGCATCCGCTACCTGGAGAATGGCGAGTTCCGGCTGGTCAAGGAGTCGGTGACCGAGCGCAACGGCCTCCTGAAGATCGCGCCGCACTACGTCAAGCCGCTGCAGACGACCATCCCGATCTACTCCACCTTCTCGGGCATCCTCGCCGCGCCGCTGCGCTTCCTCACCCACAAGCAGGGCAAGCCGAAGGAGCGCGGCGCGTTCCTGATCAAGACGGGACTGACGATCTACGACACGTTCTCCCGCGAGGGCGGCAGTGTGCCGCGGCACAGCTTCCACGGCCGCCGGAAGTCGCTCGAGACCCTCCCGAAGCTCAACCCGGGCCTGAAGTACACGGCCACCTACTTCGACGCCTCGGTGCACGACCCGGAGCGGCTCGCGCTCGACGTCCTCGCCGACGGACTGGCCGCGGGCCCGCACGCCCGTGCAGCCAACTACCTGGAGGCCATCGGGGCGCAGGACGGCGGCGTGCTGGTGCGCGACCGGGAGACCGGCGACGAGTTCACCATCACCGCCGACGTGGTCGTCAACGCGTCCGGCCCCTGGACCGACCTCACCAACGCGGCCCTGGGCCGGCCGACGCAGTTCATGGGCGGCACCAAGGGCTCGCACATCGTGCTCGACAACCCGGAGCTGCTGGAGGCCTGCGACGGCCGCGAGATCTTCTTCGAGAACAACGACGGCCGCATCGTCCTCATCTACCCGCTGAAGGGCAAGGTCATGGTCGGCACGACCGACCTCGAAGCCGACCTGGCGGTCCCCGCGGTGTGCACCGAGGAGGAGATCGACTACTTCGTCGAGCTGGTCTCGCACGTTTTCCCAACGATCCCGGTCACCCGCGAGCAGATCGTCTACAGCTTCTCCGGCGTGCGCCCGCTGCCGCACCACGACGACACCGCGCCCGGTTTCGTCTCCCGCGACTACCGCATCGTGCCCGGCACGATCGCCGCCCTCGGCGACACCACCGTGCTCAGCCTCGTCGGAGGCAAGTGGACGACGTTCCGTGCGCTCAGCGAGCACCTCGCGAACGAGACGCTGGAGGCCCTCGGCATGCCCCGCACGGTCGCCACCCTCGGCCTGCCGATCGGCGGCGGCGCCGGCTTCCCGACCACCCCGCAGGCCGAGCGCGACTGGGTGGCCCGCTACGGCGCCGACGTGGGCGCCGCCCGCGCGAGCACGCTGCTGCACCGCTACGGCACCAAGGCCGCAGCCGTCATCGACGCGATCACGGCCTGGGAGGGCGCCGACGCCCCGCTCGCCGCGGCGCCGGAGTATTCCCGCGCCGAGCTCGACCACCTCGTGCGCACCGAGCGGGTCGCGCACCTCTCCGACGTGTTCCTCCGTCGCACCAGCCTCGCGTTCACCGGATCGGTCTCGATCCCGCTGGTCCGCGAGGTCGGCGAAATCGTCGCAAACGCGCTCGCATGGTCGCCAAATCGGCGTTCGGAGGAGGAAGATGCGTTCCAAGCGGAACTGGCAGCCGCCCACCGGGTGAACCTGACGTCGGGGGACGGGAGCGAAGCCGCGGCGCTCCGATAA
- a CDS encoding MIP/aquaporin family protein, protein MDNIGIDFLSELCGTAMLVLLGTGVVANVALIRNKGFNGGFLMVNFGWGIAVFAGVNIAYNSGAHLNPAVTLGLVANGAKAFGSAAAHTLVPVNFVTVLLYIVAQLIGAFIGACITFLAYKKHFDEEPDPGNKLGVFSTGPAIRSYGWNLVTEVVGTFVLVFVVIAFGHQPGTAAGLAALGALPVALLVTGIGASLGGPTGYAINPARDLGPRIAHAVLPIKDKGPSDWSYSWIPVVGPIVGGLLAGWLALLLLPILTK, encoded by the coding sequence GTGGACAATATCGGTATTGATTTCCTGTCAGAGTTGTGCGGAACGGCAATGCTGGTGCTTCTCGGTACCGGTGTCGTCGCGAACGTCGCCCTGATCAGGAACAAGGGCTTCAACGGCGGGTTCCTGATGGTGAACTTCGGCTGGGGCATTGCGGTCTTCGCTGGTGTCAACATCGCCTACAACTCGGGCGCACACCTGAACCCCGCAGTGACGCTCGGTCTGGTCGCCAACGGAGCCAAGGCGTTCGGAAGCGCCGCCGCGCACACTCTGGTGCCGGTCAACTTCGTGACAGTGCTGCTGTACATCGTCGCTCAGCTCATCGGAGCGTTCATCGGCGCGTGCATCACGTTCCTGGCGTACAAGAAGCACTTCGACGAGGAGCCGGACCCGGGCAACAAGCTCGGCGTGTTCTCCACCGGCCCGGCGATCCGCAGCTACGGCTGGAACCTCGTCACCGAGGTCGTCGGCACGTTCGTGCTGGTGTTCGTCGTGATCGCCTTCGGCCACCAGCCCGGCACCGCGGCGGGCCTCGCCGCCCTCGGCGCCCTGCCCGTCGCTCTCCTGGTGACCGGCATCGGCGCCAGCCTCGGTGGTCCGACGGGGTACGCGATCAACCCTGCGCGTGACCTCGGCCCGCGCATCGCTCACGCGGTCCTGCCCATCAAGGACAAGGGCCCGAGCGACTGGTCCTACTCCTGGATCCCGGTCGTCGGGCCGATCGTCGGCGGTCTGCTGGCCGGCTGGCTCGCACTGCTGCTGCTCCCCATCCTCACCAAGTAA
- the glpK gene encoding glycerol kinase GlpK gives MADYVVAIDQGTTSTRAIIFDKSGSIVSSGQLEHEQIFPKAGWVEHNPVEIWNNTREVIGQALSKADLTRHDIAAVGITNQRETAVVWDKNTGEPVYNAIVWQDTRTQPIVDRLAADGGVERFKQDVGLPLATYFSGTKITWILENVEGARERAERGDLLFGNTDAWVLWNLTGGPDGGVHATDVTNASRTMFMDLETLSWRDDILEAFGVPKSMLPEIKASSEVYGTVEASSLLREVPVAGILGDQQAATFGQAAFDPGESKNTYGTGNFLIFNTGEEIVHSKNGLLTTLGYKLGDDKPHYALEGSIAVTGSLVQWLRDNLGIISSAPEIEDLAKTVEDNGGAYFVPAFSGLFAPYWRSDARGALVGLTRYVNKGHIARAVLEATAFQTREVLDAVNADSGVDLQELKVDGGMIANNTLMQFQADILGVPVVRPVVAETTALGAAYAAGLAVGFWSDLDDLRKNWQEDSRWEPKMEAAERDRQLRLWKKAVTKTFDWVDDDVK, from the coding sequence ATGGCCGACTACGTCGTCGCTATCGACCAGGGCACCACGAGCACCCGAGCGATCATCTTCGACAAGTCCGGGTCGATCGTGTCGAGCGGACAGCTCGAGCACGAGCAGATCTTCCCGAAGGCGGGATGGGTCGAGCACAACCCGGTCGAGATCTGGAACAACACGCGCGAGGTCATCGGCCAGGCGCTGTCCAAGGCAGACCTCACCCGCCACGACATCGCGGCCGTGGGCATCACCAACCAGCGCGAGACCGCGGTGGTGTGGGACAAGAACACCGGCGAGCCCGTCTACAACGCCATCGTCTGGCAGGACACCCGCACGCAGCCGATCGTCGACCGCCTCGCCGCGGACGGCGGGGTCGAGCGCTTCAAGCAGGATGTCGGCCTCCCGCTGGCGACCTACTTCTCCGGCACCAAGATCACCTGGATCCTCGAGAACGTCGAGGGCGCGCGCGAGCGCGCCGAGCGGGGCGACCTGCTGTTCGGCAACACCGACGCCTGGGTGCTCTGGAACCTGACCGGCGGTCCCGACGGCGGCGTGCACGCGACCGACGTGACCAACGCCTCCCGCACGATGTTCATGGACCTGGAGACCCTCTCCTGGCGCGACGACATCCTCGAGGCGTTCGGCGTCCCGAAGTCGATGCTCCCGGAGATCAAGGCCTCCTCCGAGGTCTACGGCACGGTGGAGGCGTCCAGCCTGCTGCGCGAGGTGCCCGTCGCGGGCATCCTCGGCGACCAGCAGGCGGCCACCTTCGGCCAGGCCGCGTTCGATCCGGGCGAGTCCAAGAACACCTACGGCACCGGCAACTTCCTCATCTTCAACACGGGTGAGGAGATCGTCCACTCCAAGAACGGCCTCCTGACGACGCTCGGCTACAAGCTGGGCGACGACAAGCCGCACTACGCCCTGGAGGGCTCGATCGCCGTCACCGGTTCGCTGGTGCAGTGGCTGCGCGACAACCTCGGCATCATCTCCAGCGCCCCCGAGATCGAGGACCTGGCGAAGACCGTGGAGGACAACGGCGGTGCGTACTTCGTGCCGGCGTTCTCCGGCCTGTTCGCGCCGTACTGGCGTTCGGACGCGCGCGGCGCCCTCGTGGGCCTCACGCGCTACGTCAACAAGGGCCACATCGCCCGCGCCGTCCTGGAGGCCACGGCCTTCCAGACCCGCGAGGTGCTGGACGCGGTCAACGCCGACTCCGGTGTCGACCTGCAGGAGCTGAAGGTGGACGGCGGCATGATCGCCAACAACACCCTCATGCAGTTCCAGGCCGACATCCTCGGCGTGCCGGTCGTCCGTCCGGTCGTCGCGGAGACCACCGCCCTCGGCGCCGCCTACGCGGCCGGCCTCGCGGTCGGCTTCTGGAGCGACCTGGACGACCTGCGCAAGAACTGGCAGGAGGACAGCCGCTGGGAGCCGAAGATGGAGGCCGCAGAGCGCGACCGCCAGCTCCGCCTCTGGAAGAAGGCCGTCACGAAGACGTTCGACTGGGTCGACGACGACGTGAAGTAA
- a CDS encoding LCP family protein, with the protein MRHGRLPRRRARGPVTRLLAAAVAVFVISAGAVGAYAVQDTVRSLKPSIHLVSAAGKAVTVPSVGAESGAVNILLAGTDTRTGQGGQFSSSQELAGSSGAGNNDVTMILHLSADHQHATVISIPRDLMVPIPSCPTSGGGSTSPQDSAQFNTTLSTGGLSCVVLTAEALTGLSIPYAAEISFDGVSAMSNAVGGVPVCLATPLKDPYVGLDLPAGQQTLVGSQALAFVRSRHGVGDGSDLGRISNQQLFLSSLLRTVTSAGVLSNPLTLFTLAKAATSNLTLSDTLSSPTTLVSIGLALKSVPLSDFVFLQYPAMTDPANVNRVVPEPTGVDALKQALANDTPVQLTGTTGNGTESATPSPSPSSTPSTAGTPAPSATSSAASGSTSSGSTPAPTSSAVSLPSDVTGQTAAQQTCTKGN; encoded by the coding sequence GTGCGCCACGGCCGTCTGCCGAGGCGCCGAGCGCGCGGACCCGTCACGCGACTGCTCGCCGCCGCCGTGGCCGTGTTCGTCATCTCCGCGGGCGCTGTGGGCGCGTACGCCGTGCAGGACACCGTCCGGTCGCTGAAGCCGTCCATCCACCTCGTCTCCGCGGCCGGCAAGGCCGTCACCGTGCCCAGTGTCGGCGCGGAGTCCGGCGCGGTCAACATCCTCCTCGCGGGCACGGACACCCGCACCGGCCAGGGCGGCCAGTTCTCCAGCTCGCAGGAGCTCGCCGGCAGCTCGGGCGCCGGAAACAACGACGTCACGATGATCCTGCACCTCTCGGCGGATCACCAGCACGCCACGGTCATCAGCATCCCGCGCGACCTGATGGTGCCGATCCCCTCCTGCCCGACCTCGGGTGGCGGCTCCACGTCGCCGCAGGACAGCGCGCAGTTCAACACCACGCTGTCGACGGGCGGCCTCTCCTGCGTCGTCCTCACGGCGGAGGCGCTCACCGGCCTCAGCATCCCGTACGCGGCCGAGATCAGCTTCGACGGCGTCTCGGCGATGTCCAACGCCGTCGGCGGCGTCCCCGTCTGCCTCGCGACGCCGCTGAAGGACCCGTATGTCGGCCTCGACCTGCCGGCCGGCCAGCAGACCCTGGTCGGCTCCCAGGCCCTCGCCTTCGTCCGCAGCCGTCACGGCGTCGGCGACGGCAGCGACCTCGGCCGGATCAGCAACCAGCAGTTGTTCCTCTCATCGCTGCTGCGCACGGTGACGAGCGCGGGCGTGCTGAGCAATCCGCTCACGCTCTTCACGCTGGCGAAGGCCGCGACCTCCAACCTCACCCTCTCGGACACGCTCTCGTCGCCGACGACGCTTGTCTCCATCGGGCTCGCGCTGAAGAGCGTGCCGCTGAGCGACTTCGTGTTCCTCCAGTACCCGGCGATGACGGACCCCGCGAACGTCAACCGCGTCGTCCCCGAGCCGACCGGCGTGGACGCCCTCAAGCAGGCGCTCGCCAACGACACCCCGGTCCAGCTCACCGGAACGACGGGCAACGGAACGGAGTCGGCCACCCCGTCGCCGTCGCCGTCGAGCACGCCGAGCACGGCCGGGACGCCCGCGCCGAGCGCGACGTCGAGTGCCGCGAGCGGAAGCACCTCGAGCGGAAGCACCCCGGCCCCGACCTCCTCGGCGGTCAGCCTCCCGTCGGACGTCACCGGTCAGACGGCCGCGCAGCAGACCTGCACCAAGGGCAACTAA
- a CDS encoding HAD family hydrolase: MTGPRVVLFDLDDTLFAHRAAVSAGIQRYAGLLGEPYGTMEAAELTTLWHDLEEEHYHSYLAGRLDFEGQRQARARDFAARHGVELSDAEASAWFADYFEHYVAAWSLHDDALPCLDALEAAIPGVRFGLITNGDLAFQRRKVEAVGLDTRMEHLIASGEVGVAKPDPRIFEHACSVFGVRPSDAAYVGDRLRTDAIGAAAAGLTGVWLNRRGDVPTPEDAADAARAGVFELRSLAALPNALTAGTN; encoded by the coding sequence GTGACCGGTCCGCGGGTCGTCCTCTTCGACCTCGACGACACCCTGTTCGCCCATCGCGCCGCGGTGTCGGCGGGTATCCAGCGCTACGCGGGCCTGCTCGGCGAGCCCTACGGCACGATGGAGGCCGCCGAGCTGACCACGCTCTGGCACGACCTGGAGGAGGAGCACTACCACTCCTACCTCGCGGGCCGGCTCGACTTCGAGGGGCAGCGCCAGGCGCGCGCCCGCGACTTCGCCGCCCGGCACGGCGTCGAACTGAGCGACGCCGAGGCGAGCGCCTGGTTCGCGGACTACTTCGAGCACTACGTCGCGGCCTGGTCGCTGCACGACGACGCCCTCCCCTGCCTGGACGCGCTGGAGGCGGCGATCCCGGGCGTGCGGTTCGGGCTCATCACCAACGGCGACCTCGCCTTCCAGCGCCGCAAGGTGGAGGCGGTCGGCCTCGACACCCGCATGGAGCATCTGATCGCCTCCGGCGAGGTCGGCGTCGCGAAGCCGGACCCGCGCATCTTCGAGCACGCGTGCTCCGTGTTCGGCGTGCGGCCGTCCGACGCGGCCTACGTCGGCGACCGCCTCCGCACCGACGCGATCGGCGCGGCCGCAGCCGGCCTGACCGGCGTGTGGCTGAACCGGCGCGGGGACGTGCCGACGCCCGAGGACGCGGCGGACGCCGCCCGCGCCGGCGTCTTCGAGCTCCGCTCGCTGGCCGCCCTCCCGAACGCGCTCACCGCCGGAACGAACTGA
- a CDS encoding GNAT family N-acetyltransferase, translating into MAPAPVELAGGPVVLSAPVDADVDRIAEFCRDPEVAAWTTVPSPYDRADAERFVTGIVPDGWVSGRECTWALRDAETLLLHGMVGLHHLHDGEGEVGYWLSAGARGHGWMAAALDLVLDYAFDASAGLGLQRVVWHAYAGNVASAAVARRAGFQWEGVARLGVAHRGVRRDDWQAALLPADPRRPADGWPAFTSAQAAR; encoded by the coding sequence ATGGCTCCGGCCCCGGTGGAGCTGGCGGGCGGCCCTGTCGTCCTGTCGGCCCCTGTGGACGCCGACGTCGACCGGATCGCGGAGTTCTGCCGCGATCCGGAGGTCGCCGCGTGGACCACCGTGCCGTCGCCGTACGACCGCGCCGACGCGGAGCGGTTCGTGACCGGGATCGTGCCGGACGGCTGGGTGAGCGGGCGGGAGTGCACCTGGGCGCTCCGCGACGCGGAGACGCTCCTCCTGCACGGGATGGTCGGGCTGCATCACCTCCACGACGGCGAGGGCGAGGTCGGCTACTGGCTGTCCGCCGGCGCGCGAGGGCACGGCTGGATGGCCGCCGCTCTCGACCTGGTGCTCGACTACGCGTTCGACGCGTCGGCGGGGCTGGGGCTCCAGCGCGTCGTGTGGCACGCCTACGCGGGGAACGTCGCGAGCGCCGCCGTCGCGCGCCGGGCCGGCTTCCAGTGGGAGGGCGTCGCCCGGCTCGGAGTGGCGCACCGGGGCGTCCGGCGCGACGACTGGCAGGCCGCGCTCCTGCCCGCCGACCCGCGGCGGCCGGCGGACGGCTGGCCGGCGTTCACGTCCGCGCAGGCGGCACGGTGA
- the trpS gene encoding tryptophan--tRNA ligase, translating into MSTLPRLYSGMQPSADSLHLGNYVGALLQWKELQSNHDAFFSVVDLHAITVAQDPVELREKTRRTAAQYIAAGIDPSASTLYVQSHVPAHAQLAWLLNTITGFGEASRMTQFKDKSAKQGADATSVGLFAYPVLMAADILLFDAEVVPVGDDQRQHVELTRDLAERFNSRFGETFVVPQAMILKDGARIYDLQNPESKMSKSAESGAGIVWMLDEPDVTRKKIMRAVTDTDGVVSFDRAGKPGISNLLSIYSAFTGRAVADIELEYDGKGYGDFKKGLVEVVVETFGPIRERALDLLSDPAELDRILAGNAQRASEVAERTLAKAYNAIGLLRRAH; encoded by the coding sequence ATGAGCACACTCCCCCGCCTCTACTCCGGCATGCAGCCGTCGGCGGACTCCCTCCACCTCGGCAACTACGTCGGCGCCCTCCTGCAGTGGAAGGAGCTGCAGAGCAACCACGACGCGTTCTTCTCCGTCGTCGACCTGCACGCGATCACCGTCGCGCAGGACCCGGTGGAGCTCCGCGAGAAGACGCGCCGCACCGCCGCGCAGTACATCGCCGCGGGCATCGACCCGTCGGCCTCCACCCTGTACGTGCAGTCGCACGTCCCCGCCCACGCCCAGCTCGCCTGGCTGCTGAACACGATCACCGGGTTCGGCGAGGCGTCCCGGATGACCCAGTTCAAGGACAAGTCGGCCAAGCAGGGCGCGGACGCGACCTCGGTCGGGCTTTTCGCCTACCCGGTGCTGATGGCCGCCGACATCCTGCTGTTCGACGCCGAGGTGGTGCCCGTCGGCGACGACCAGCGCCAGCACGTCGAGCTGACCCGCGACCTCGCCGAGCGGTTCAACAGCCGGTTCGGCGAGACGTTCGTCGTGCCGCAGGCGATGATCCTCAAGGACGGCGCGCGCATCTACGACCTCCAGAACCCGGAGTCGAAGATGTCGAAGTCCGCCGAGTCGGGGGCCGGTATCGTCTGGATGCTCGACGAGCCGGACGTGACGCGCAAGAAGATCATGCGCGCGGTCACCGACACCGACGGCGTAGTGTCCTTCGACCGCGCGGGCAAGCCGGGCATCTCCAACCTGCTCAGCATCTACTCCGCCTTCACCGGCCGCGCTGTGGCCGACATCGAGCTGGAGTACGACGGCAAGGGCTACGGCGACTTCAAGAAGGGCCTCGTGGAGGTCGTGGTGGAGACGTTCGGCCCGATCCGGGAGCGCGCGCTCGACCTGCTCTCCGACCCGGCCGAGCTCGACCGCATCCTCGCCGGCAACGCGCAGCGGGCCAGCGAGGTCGCCGAGCGGACGCTGGCGAAGGCCTACAACGCAATCGGCCTGCTGCGACGGGCGCACTGA
- a CDS encoding exodeoxyribonuclease III — protein sequence MPSKPLRIATVNVNGIRAAFRKGMGAWLDSREVDILALQEVRASSEDLQGLLGSEWDIVHDPATAKGRAGVAIASRHPRAEIHRVELGSPDFDSAGRWLEADYEVGSTVITVVSAYVHSGEAGTEKQDAKYAFLDAMEARLPKLVKHSEHAVVMGDLNVGHRKLDIRNWKGNVKKAGFLPEERAYFDRILGAEDDARYNDGAGLGWVDVGRKAAGEVDGPYTWWSWRGQAFDNDTGWRIDYQLASPALAATVKNYAVDRAAAYDERWSDHTPVVVDYAV from the coding sequence ATGCCCTCGAAACCCCTGCGCATCGCGACGGTGAACGTCAACGGCATCCGTGCCGCCTTCCGCAAGGGCATGGGCGCGTGGCTCGACAGCCGGGAGGTCGACATCCTCGCGTTGCAGGAGGTGCGCGCCTCCTCCGAAGACCTCCAGGGCCTTCTCGGCAGCGAGTGGGACATCGTGCACGACCCCGCCACCGCCAAGGGGCGCGCGGGCGTCGCGATCGCCAGCCGGCATCCCCGTGCGGAGATCCACCGGGTCGAGCTGGGCTCGCCCGACTTCGACAGCGCCGGCCGCTGGCTGGAGGCCGACTACGAGGTCGGCTCGACGGTGATCACGGTCGTGAGCGCCTACGTGCACTCCGGCGAGGCCGGCACCGAGAAGCAGGACGCGAAGTACGCCTTCCTCGACGCGATGGAGGCCCGCCTCCCGAAGCTCGTGAAGCACAGCGAGCACGCCGTCGTGATGGGCGACCTCAACGTGGGCCACCGGAAACTGGACATCCGCAACTGGAAGGGCAACGTCAAGAAGGCGGGCTTCCTCCCCGAGGAGCGTGCCTACTTCGACCGCATCCTGGGCGCGGAGGACGACGCACGCTACAACGACGGCGCCGGGCTCGGCTGGGTCGACGTGGGCCGCAAGGCCGCGGGCGAGGTCGACGGCCCCTACACGTGGTGGTCGTGGCGCGGGCAGGCGTTCGACAACGACACCGGCTGGCGCATCGACTACCAGCTCGCCTCGCCGGCGCTGGCGGCGACGGTGAAGAACTACGCGGTGGACCGTGCGGCCGCCTACGACGAGCGATGGTCGGACCACACCCCCGTGGTCGTCGACTACGCCGTCTAG